The following is a genomic window from Arthrobacter sp. NicSoilB4.
TAAATGCCGTGGCACGGCCGTCGACCGTGAGCTGGATGATCCAGAGGTTGTCATAGCTGCGGCTGTCCCCGCGGTAGTCGGTGCGGCCCTGCACGAAGGCCCTCCCGCCGTCGACCCCCAGCAGGGTCCACTCAAAGGTCCAGTCCCCCGGCACATCGCCCGCGGCGATCCAGCGCTCCACGATCTGCTCCCGCCCGGTCCACGGCTCGGGATCATCAGGTCTCGTGGCATACACGGCGTCCTCGGTGAAGAGGGCCCTGATGTCAACCGGATCGTTCGACGTCCAGGCGGCGATGTAGTGCTGCACCCAGCGCGCTGACGCATCTCTCATCCCTCGTTTTTACTCCCTGCTTCCGCGGGCCCGCAAGGGTCATGGAGCCGGATCGAAACGAGTTCGCCAAGGATTCATTCGCCGTCGGCCCGGCCGTACTCGCGGTCCCAGAGCTCGTGCAGTTCGGCATCCTTCCGGATGGCCTTGACCGTCTCCAGATCGGCAGGCGGGCGGTGCTGCCAGTCCCGCCGGTTCAGGGCCCTCCGCCCGTCGTCCAGGAGCAGGAGGGCCCTGTCCGTCAGGGCATCACCGCGGAGCGTGAAGTCGGTCTTCCGGCGGCGCAGGACTTCCTGCAGGGCGGCACGGGCGGCCGCATTGGCACCAAGTTTGCGCAGCGAGCGCGCCCGGATCAGGAGCAGGGCGGCCGAGAGGTCATCCCCGTTGAGCAGTCCCTCAGTGTCCTCCACGACGTCCGCATCCCGCCCCAGCGAAGCGGCCAGTGAGCAGCGCGCCAAGGCCAGCGGCAACGACGGCGGCAATCCGGTCAGCGCCGCGAGGGCGGCCTCCCGCTGTCCGGTCTCGCGCAGCGCGTGGGACCAGGCCAGGAACACCGCCTCCTCACTGAACAGGACCGGAACTTCGACCCGCTCGGCGACGGTTACCCGGGTTACAACACGGGCCAGGTAGGTGAAAGCGTACCGGTTCGCGTCGTCGTCGTTCCTGGTGAGCAGGCCGCGCTGGAGCAGTTCGGAGGCGCGCAGGTGGCCGCCCTGGACATAGCTCAGCAATCCGGCCGTCAGGTAGCACAGCCCGGCCCACCCGGGCTGTGAGTGTGCCAGAGCGATGAGCCGGTCCGGGTCCGAGTTGCCGAAGATGGCGGCATGCACGGCCTTGGTGGCCTTGGATGGCGACCTGCCCGCCACTTTGCCGAGCCGCGGCGCACCACCCTCCACGGGCAGGGTGCCGCGGATCCGCCCCGCCAGGACACCGGTCACCGCCACTCCCACCCCTTCGGCGAGATCGCGGACAGGCGTCCGGATGACCGGTGTGCGGAACGGTGTGAGGTCGCGGTGGTCCCGGTACAGGGCCGGGCGCGGTGCGGATTCTCCTGGTTCGGAGCTCATACGTCCATGCTAATGGGCGCGGGGAGGCGGCGGGCAGACTAGGCGGCGGCCGAAATCCATACGCCGATCACCCAGGTGCTGCCGGCGAGGCACGCGAGCCCGAACTCGACGATCATTCCCAGGCCCGTGGCCTTCAGCGCGGCCCCGCTGGAGGCCACTGCGGTGCCGAAAGCCCGGGTGCGGTGCAGTTCGCTCAGCAGCAGGCCGGCGGCGAAACCGATGAACAGTCCCACCACGGGGATGATGAACATCCCCACAACCCCGAAGACCAGTCCGGCCACCACCGAGCGGCTGGGAATGTTGTGCTCCTTGAGTTTCCGGCCGGTCAGGACCGCGCTGGCGGCCATCCCGGCCAGGACGAAGACCATACCGATCCCGAACACCACCCAGCCGGTGGTCCCGGCGCCTCCCCAGATGGCCCACGACAGCAGGCTCAGCCCGATCAGGATGCTGCCGGGAAGCACGGGGATGACGGTCCCGGCCACGCCCACCAGGATGGCGAGGCCGCACAGGGTCGTCACAACAGTCTCGGGGTTCATCGCCCCAGTCTATGGTTCGGATGGCACTGCGACGGCCGCCGGAAGCGAAGAAGCCATGAAGCGGCGACGGCGCCGCATCCCCCAGGGAAGCGGCGCCGTCGTCGTGTGTTCAGCTGTGGCTATTCGGCTTCGACCGCCGCGGCGACGGCGGCGGACACTGCCGGCGCCACCCGCGGGTCCAGCGGGCTGGGGACGATGTAGTCGGCCGAGAGGTCCTCGTCGGCCAGCGCGGCGATGGCGCGGGCCGCAGCCAGCTTCATGGCCGGCGTGATCCGGCGGGCGCCGGCGTCGAGGGCTCCGCGGAAGATGCCGGGGAACGCGAGGACGTTGTTGATCTGGTTCGGGAAATCGCTGCGGCCGGTGGCCACGACGGCGGCGTACCGGCGTGCGACCTCCGGAAGGACCTCCGGGTCCGGGTTGGACAGGGCGAACACGATCGAGTCCTGGCTCATGAGCTTGAGGTGCTCCTCGGCCAGCTTGGACGAGGAGACGCCGATGAACACGTCGGCGTCCAGCAGGGCTTCGGCGGGGCCGCCGGAGACGCCGCGCGGGTTGCCGCTGGCGGCCAGCTGGGCCTTCTTGCTGGCGGGATCGGCGGCGATGTCCGCCCGCTCGCTGTTGAGAACCCCGCGGGAGTCCAGCAGCACTACGTCGGTGATCCCGGCGGTGAGCAGCATCTGCGCGACGGCAATCCCGGCGGCGCCGGCGCCCGAGACGACCACGCGCAGCGTCTC
Proteins encoded in this region:
- a CDS encoding DUF456 domain-containing protein, producing the protein MNPETVVTTLCGLAILVGVAGTVIPVLPGSILIGLSLLSWAIWGGAGTTGWVVFGIGMVFVLAGMAASAVLTGRKLKEHNIPSRSVVAGLVFGVVGMFIIPVVGLFIGFAAGLLLSELHRTRAFGTAVASSGAALKATGLGMIVEFGLACLAGSTWVIGVWISAAA
- a CDS encoding nuclear transport factor 2 family protein, which gives rise to MRDASARWVQHYIAAWTSNDPVDIRALFTEDAVYATRPDDPEPWTGREQIVERWIAAGDVPGDWTFEWTLLGVDGGRAFVQGRTDYRGDSRSYDNLWIIQLTVDGRATAFTEWYMPRK
- a CDS encoding NADP-dependent malic enzyme, whose protein sequence is MSTETIIPTDSTSPAETVAALSDEEIFASHHGGKLSIASTVPLASKRDLSIAYTPGVAQVSRAIAADPELAKTLTWAQRLVVVVSDGTAVLGLGDIGASASLPVMEGKSALFKAFGQLDSIPLVLNTTNVDEIVETLVRLRPSFGAVNLEDVSAPRCFELEDKLIEALDCPVMHDDQHGTAVVVLAALTGAAKVTGRDIETLRVVVSGAGAAGIAVAQMLLTAGITDVVLLDSRGVLNSERADIAADPASKKAQLAASGNPRGVSGGPAEALLDADVFIGVSSSKLAEEHLKLMSQDSIVFALSNPDPEVLPEVARRYAAVVATGRSDFPNQINNVLAFPGIFRGALDAGARRITPAMKLAAARAIAALADEDLSADYIVPSPLDPRVAPAVSAAVAAAVEAE